Below is a genomic region from Actinoallomurus bryophytorum.
GGGCTGCTGAGCATCGGCGAGGAGGCGGGCAAGGGCAACAAGCTGACCCGGCGAGCGCACGAGCTGCTGACCGGCGACGTGGAGGGCGTGGACTTCGCCGGGAACGTCGAGGGCTCGGACCTGCTGGCCGGCAAGGTGGACGTCGTGGTGACCGACGGGTTCACCGGCAATGTCGCGCTCAAGACGGTCGAGGGCTCCGTACGGCTCGTGGTCGCCGAGATGCGCGAGGCGGTGACCGCCAGCCGCAGCGCCAAGTTCGGCGCACTGCTCCAGCGGCGGCGTCTGCGTCTCCTGCGCGACCGGCTGGACTCCGAGACGTACGGCGGCGGGGTGCTGCTCGGCCTGAACGGCACGGTCGTGATCGCCCACGGCGCGTCACGCGCCCCCGGAGTGGCCGCGGCCTGCGTGCTGGCCCGCGACCTGGCCGAGAGCCGGATCGTCGAGCAGATCGGCGAGCGCATCGCGGCGACCCGCCCGCATCGGCTCCCCCGCCGCGAGGAGTCCCGCTGACCTGACGGCAAGTCCGCGGCCCGCATGGTTTACTCACCGGTAACCAACGGGAGGTCACATGGAGCGGTCCTACGACGTGGTGCTGATGGGCGCGACCGGGTTCACCGGAGGGCTCACCGCGGCCTACCTGGCCGAGCACATGCCCGCCGAGGGCACCTGGGCGCTGGCCGGCCGCGACCTGGACCGGCTCGGGGCGCTGCGGGACCGGCTCGGCGTGGACGTGCCGCTGCTGCGGGCCGATGTCACCGACCCGGACTCCCTGCGCGAGCTCGCCTCGTCGGCGCGCGTCGTCATGACGACGGTCGGCCCGTACCTCCACTACGGCGAGCCGCTGGTCGCGGCCTGCGCCGAGGCCGGTACGGACTACGTCGACCTGACCGGCGAACAGGAGTTCGTCGACCTCATGTACACCAAGTACCACGAGCGCGCGGTCGAGACCGGCGCGCGGATCGTGCACGCGTGCGGGTTCGACTCGATCCCGCACGATCTGGGCGTCTACTTCACGATCCAGCGGCTTCCCGCGGGCCTGCCGATGCACGTCCGCGGATACCTGCGGGTGGACGCCACGTTCTCCGGTGGGACGTACCACTCCGCGATCAACGCGCTGTCGCGCGGCGGCGAGACCAAGGACGCTCATCGGCGGCGCCGCAAGGCCGAGCCCTCGCTGCGGGACCGTCGCGTCCGCGCGGTGGCCGGCCGCCCGCACCGCAACTCCGGCCTGGGCGTCTGGGCGCTGCCGCTGCCCACCATCGACCCTGAGATCGTCCGGCGCTCGGCGGCGGCACTCGACGCGTACGGCCCCGACTTCTCCTACAGCCACTTCGTGGCGATGAAGCGCCTTCCGGCCGCGGCCGGGCTGGTCGCCGGCGCGGCGGGCCTGATGACCGCGACCCGCATCCCGCCGGTACGCGGCTGGCTGCTCGGCCGGGTGAAGCCCGGGGACGGCCCCTCGGCCGAGAAGCGTGCCAAGAGCTGGTTCAGCGTGCACTTCATCGGCGAGGCGGGCGACCAGAAGATCGTCACGAAGGTCAGCGGCGGCGACCCCGGCTACGACGAGACCGCCAAGATGCTCGCCGAGTCGGCCATGTCCCTCGCCTATGACGACCTGCCCAAGACCGCCGGACAGGTCACCACCGCCGAGGCGATGGGCGACGCCCTGCTGGAGCGGCTCCAGCGCGCCGGCCTCTCCTTCACCGTGGTCGGCACCCGCGACTAGGGCAGGTATCGGCGGACACTTGGTCCTCGCGCCGTCGCCCTCACTTGCCGAAGGAGCCTGCCGCCGGTTCCGTCACGTCTGTCGCATACGTACGGAGTGGTCCCGCCCTTCCCACGGCCGGGACGCGGCCGACCGGGCGATATGAGGTCGGCCCTGCGCGGTTACGCCGATAGGCTTTGAAGGACTCCGCGACTTCACTGCCCGAGTCGCCTACGCCGTACTCCTGAGGAATCCCTTCATGTCCGATCCGCAGCATGTTCTCGCCGCTCGTGTCCAGGCCGCCCTGGGTGCGGCCTTCGGGGAGCCCGACGCGGATCCGGTGATCCGGCCGTCGCAGTTCGCCGACTTCCAGGCCAACGTGGCGTTGCCACTGGCCAAGAAGCTGGGCCGAAAGCCGCGCGACATCGCGACCGCGATCGTCGAGCACCTCGACGTCGCCGACATGTGCGAGACCGTGGAGATCAGCGGGCCCGGCTTCATCAACCTGACGCTGAGGAACGAATGGATCGCCGGGCGGGCGCAGCTGATGCACGGCGACGAGCGGCTGTCCGTCGAGCCGGTCGCCGCGCCGCGTACGACGATCGTGGAGTACTCCTCCCCCAACGTCGCCAAGGAGATGCACGTCGGGCATCTCCGTACGACGATCGTCGGTGACGCGATCGCGCGGGTGCTGGAGTTCCTCGGGCACCACGTGGTCCGCGACAACCACCTCGGCGACTGGGGCACGCAGTACGGCATGCTGATCGAGCACCTACTCGACGTCGGTGAGGACTCCGAGGAGGGCCTGCTCCTGGAGACCGACCCCAACGCCTTCTACCAGACGGCGCGGGCCAGGTTCGACGGCGACCCGGCGTTCACCGAGCGGTCACGGCGGCGGCTGGTGAGCCTGCAGTCCGGCGACCCCGAGACGATGCGGCACTGGGAACGGCTGGTCGACCTGTCGAAGGTCTACCTCCACATGATCTACGGCCGGCTCGGGGTCACGCTCACCGACGACGACATCCGCGGTGAGAGCTTCTACAACGACATGCTCGCCGACACCGCCGACCAGCTGAGCGCGGACGGCATCGCCGTGATCAGCGACGGCGCGCTCTGCGTCTTCCCGCCCGGCTACGCGGGCCGGGACGGCGATCCGCTGCCGGTGATCATCCGCAAGAGCGACGGCGGCTACAACTACTCCACGTCCGACCTGGCCACGATCCGCTACCGGGTCGACAAGCTGACCGCCGACCGGATGATCTACGTCGTCGGCTCGCAGCAGGCCCTGCACTTCCAGATGGTGTTCGCGGTGGCGCGGATGGCGGGCTGGCTGCCGGAGCACGTCGCCGCGGAGCACGCCCAGATCGGCAACGTCCTCGGGGCCGACGGGAAGATCTTCCGGACCCGTAGCGGCAAGTCGATCAAGCTGACCGAGCTGCTCGACGAGGCCGTCGAGCGGGCCGGCGCGGCGTTCGACGACGTACCCCACGACGAGGCGTTCGACGAGGTGAGCCGGCGCGAGGTGGTCGAGGCGGTCGGCATCGGCGCGGTCAAGTACGCCGACCTGTCGGTGGCGCGCGACAGCGAGTACATCTTCGACTTCGACCGGATGATCTCCTTCCGGGGCAACACCGGCCCGTACCTCCAGTACGCCGCGGCGCGGATCCGCTCGATCTTCCGGCGGGGTGGCCTCACTCCGGAGGACGCCATCGGGCCGATCGCGATCGGCCACGACGCCGAGCGGGCGCTCGCGCTGCACGTGCTGGGCTTCGGCGGTGCGCTGGAGGCCGCCGGGGACGCCGCCGAGCCACACCGCCTCTGCGCCTACCTGTTCGACCTCGCCTCCGCCTACACCACGTTCTACGAGAACTGCCCGGTGCTGAAGGCGTCGGACGAGGAGACGAAGGCGTCGCGGCTCGCGCTCTGCGCGCTCACGTTGCATACCCTCACCAAGGGGCTGGATCTACTGGGCGTTACCACTCCGGAACGCATGTAGATCACCTCACGTCGCATAAACCGGGACGATATGTCCCGCAACGACGCGAGGAAGGGCCTATGAGCGACGACTGGTGGACCGACTACCGGCAGAACCGCCGGATCAGAGAGCTTCAGGACGAGGTCGAGGCCGCCCGCAGCCATGCGGCGCAGCGCTCACGTGCGCTGCAGTCGAAGCTGTCACAGGTGCAGGGCACGATCGAGCGCCGGCTCGACCGGCTGGCGACGTCGTTCGACGCGTTCGTCGAGCTTTCCGACATCCGGCTGGAGCTGGCGGTCTTCGACCGTGAGTCGGACGTGCGGCACCGTACGCGCCGGCTCCTCATGGGGCTCGCCGAGGGCGCGTCCGACCCTCCGCCCCTGGACCTGAAGGACTCTCTCGGATACTGGCTGAACCCGGCCGCCGAGGCGCTGTCCGCCCTCGTACGCGGCAATGAGGCGGCGGCGGACAAGTTCATCGCCGAGGCGGTGAGCCGCGACGAGGACCGTACGACGCTGTTCCTCACGCTCGGGCTGGCGACGGCGGGGCGGCACGACGAGGCGGTGCCCTGGTTGTCGCGGTCGCTGCCGTCTCTGGGCACGACGGTGACCGCCGTGCAGCGGCAGCTCTGGATCGCCTGCGCCAACGGCGCGTTCGGCCAGCCGGGACGCGACCACATCGAGCGGCGGCTGACCGAGCTCCTCGACGAGATGCCCCCCGAGGCCACCGACCGGGAGCTCGGCCGATGGCAGCAGGCCATCACGGGCCCCGCCGGGAAGACGCGGGTGTCACTGCCGCGGGAGCTGCAGGGAGATACCGCGCTGACCGAACCGCCCGTCATGGCCGAGCGTATGACGGTGTTGCGGACCCGCGTGGAGGCGGCGCTGCGGCCCTTCGAGCCCGCGCCGGCCTCGGACTTCGCCGACCTGCTGAACACCCTCGTCGACGAGGGCAGCCTCGGCGAACGGGACCTGGTGGCCCGCGCCCGCGAGTTGCGTCAGATCATCGAGACGGGCAGCACCGAGCGGCACGTGGCGTGGGACGCCCCCGCCGGCGCGACCTTGGACCTCCTGCGCGGTGACATGTTCGAGCGGACCGCCCGCGGGCCGCGCGCACTGGCCGCGCGGGTCGGCGGCCGCTGGATCCGCTCGATCGCCGACGACCTGGCCCGCAGGATGTCGGTCCCGCTGCCGGGCGCCGTGACCGTACGGCTGTCCGGTCAGGCCCTCCCTGTCGGCCCGGACGGTGCGCCCGCGCTGGGGGAGGCCCTGGAGGCCATCGACCGGTCCGCCGCGATCAGCCGTACCGGTGAGTCACAGGGACTGGCCGTGGCGATCACCGGCGCCGTGGTCCTGGTGCTCACGATCGTGGCCAGGCTCCCGATGCTCACGGTGCCGGCCGCCGTGATGATCCTGGTCGGCGTCGCGATCTGGATCAAGCTGTGGCGTGACCGGCGCCGGGCCACCAAGGCGGCGGAACAGGACAAGGAACGGCTCGCCCAGCAGGCGAGAATAATTGCCGAAGCGCTGAAAGAGTGCCACATCAGCCACAGAAAACTCATCGCGAACGCCGCGTCGGACCGGGATGTGATCCTCACCGTCTTGGCCTAGGAGATTTGCGGGTATTCGTGCCACTGTGAGAGCAACATCCCGGAGGCGCGTATGGGCAGGGACGTATCGGCGATCACCGTCTCCACGGAGGACCGGCGACGGTATCGCGAAAAGGTGCAGCGCTGCCTTGAGGCATTCGCGGCTTTGCTGCGAGATTCACGATTCGCGACCGATCCGCCCAGTATGGGGATGGAGATCGAGCTCAACCTGGTGGATGACGCGGGCCGCCCGGCCATGCGCAATGCCGCCGTTCTGGACTCGATCTCCGACGAGCAGTGGTCCACCGAGCTGGCGCAGTTCAACATCGAGGTGAACCTTCCGCCGTTCCCGCTGGCGGCCAAGTCGCTCGGTGCGCTCGAGCAGACCGTACGCGACGCGCTCAACGACGCGGACGCGCGTGCGCGCCGGCATGACGCCCGGCTCATGCTGGTGGGCATCCTGCCGACCGTGCGTCAGGCCGACCTCACCGAGTCGGCCCTGTCCGCCAACCCCCGCTACCGGCTGCTGAACGAGCAGATCCTTGCCGCACGCGGGGGCGAGGACATGCACCTGGACATCGAGGGGATCGAACGGCTGCGGACCCACGCGGACAGCATCTCGCCCGAGGCGGCGTGCACGAGCGTCCAATACCACCTGCAGGTACGGCCCGAGGACTTCGGCGCGTACTGGAACGCCTCCCAGATGATCGCCGGCGTCCAGGCCGCCCTCGCCGCGAACTCACCGTTCCTGTTCGGCCGCGAGCTCTGGCGCGAGACCCGGATACCGCTGTTCGAGCAGGCCACGGACACCCGTGCGAAGGAGCTGCGGGAACAGGGCGTACGGCCGCGCGTGTGGTTCGGCGAACGCTGGATCACCTCGGTCCTGGACCTGTTCGAGGAGAACTCCCGGTACTTCTCGCCGCTGCTGCCGGTGTGCGACGAGGACGACCCGCTGGACCAGCTCGCGCGCGGTGAGGTGCCGAGCCTGGCCGAGCTCACCTTGCACAACGGCACCGTCTACCGCTGGAACCGGCCCGTCTACGACATCGCCCAGGGCCGGCCGCACCTGCGGGTGGAGAACCGCGTGCTGCCCGCCGGCCCGACCGTCGCCGACACCATGGCGAACGGCGCGTTCTACTACGGCCTCATCCGGGCCCTGGCCGACGAGGAGGAGCCACCGTGGAGCGGCATGTCGTTCGCCTCCGCGGCCGACAACCTCCGTCGCGGCGCGCGCGACGGGATGGACGCCATGCTGGTCTGGCCCGGCGCCGGCGAGATCCCGGTGACCGAGCTGGTGCTGCGTCGGCTCCTGCCGCAGGCCGCCATCGGCCTCGACCGGTGGGGCGTCGACGGAGTGGTGCGCGACCGGCTACTCGGCATCATCGAGCAGCGCTGCATCGCCGGGCGCAACGGTGCCACCTGGCAGGCCAGGACGGTCCATGCGATCGGCGGTGACCGGCCCGAGGCGCTACGCCTGATGGTGCAGCGCTACATCGAGCACATGCACACCAACGCGCCGGTCCACACCTGGCCGATCGACTGATCGCCGGGGCTACTGAAGGTAGCCCTCGACCTCACCGGCAGGGCGGGACGCCGCGTCGTCGGGGTTCTCCCCGTAGTCGCGCCGGGCCCGCCGCTGGCGCAGGAGATCCCAGCACTGGTCGAGCTGTTCCTCGACGCTCTTCAGCCGCTGGTGCTCCTCGTTGGCGGTCAGGTCGCCCTGTTGCAGGCGTTCGCGGAGCGCGTGCTCCTCGTCCACCAGGGTGTTGATCTGGCCGAGAATCTCACTGTCCTGCATGTTCAGATCACCTCAAGAGGACAGTGTGGCAGCTCTCACCCATAAGGCGCACACCGCGGCCGAGTCGTGGAAGATCGACCGTGGCAGATCGGCAATCCGCCCGACCGGGTCCCATCTTGGACCCGGCCTACGACGGAAATGCCTGCGTTGGCGGTGTTGACCAGGGGCTAAAGCGGCCCCCTGCTGCCGACGAGACCGTTCAGAAAGCCACCGGCGCTCTCTGACGACGGTCGAGCGACGGCCGTGCCGGTCGACGATGGCTGCGCCGCCTTGGGCTTGGTGGCCCTCGGCTTGGCGGCAGCCTTCGGCTTGGCCGCCGACTTGGCCTTCGACGCCGTCCTCTTCACGGTCGCCTTGGCCTTGGTCGTGGTCTTCTTCGCCGCCGTGGTCCGGGACTTGGCGGGCTTCTTCGCCGCGGTCGTCCTACGGGCCGTGGTACTACGGCTGGTGCTGCGGCCGGCCGTGGCCGACTTGGCCGCTGCCGCCGCCGGTGGCTTGATGGCCGAGATGGTCTTGGCCGCTTTGGTGAGCGACTCGGCCGCGACGGCAAGTGCCTTGGTCGCGGTGTTCATCGTCTTCATCGCGGTGTTCATCGCCTGCGCCGAGGTCGTCGCCTTGCTCGCCGCATCGGTCATCTTGGTCGCCGCGGACGACACCTTCGTGGCCGCGGACGACACTCGTGTCGCCGCGGCCGCAGGAGTGACGGACGACTTCGTGGCCGTTGTTGACCGCGATGTCGCCTTCGTCTTCGGCGCGGTCTTACGCGCCGAAGCCGTCCGGCTGGTGGTTTTCTTGGCAGGTGTGGCCTTCTTCTTGGCCGCGCCGCTCTTCGTACGGCTCGTGCTCGCCGTTGAACGGCGGGCGGTCGAACGCGTCAATGTATTTGTGGGCACTGATCCATCCCCCCGTGCTCGATCAGCTTCGGGTGGATCTATTCCACAATTGGCGAAGATCTACACGCCCACCGGGTGCCAGACGGTCTTTGTTTCCAGGAATGTGGTCATCCGAATGGTGCCAGGGTCGTCCGTCCACGCGTACTGAGCCGGTCGGAGCACCCGTTTGAGGTTCTCCGCGGCGGCCCGTTCGCACTCGGTCGCGAGGTCGCCGGAGACCCCCGTGAGGTCGAGCCCGTTGACGTCCATGTGCGAGGCCAGCCACGGCGCCAGCTCGGCGCGGTGACCGGTGAGGATGTTGACGACGCCACCCGGCAGGTCGGAGGTGGCGAGCACCTCACCGAGCGTGATCGCGGGCAGCGGGGACGGCTCGGCGGCCACCAGCACGGCGGTGTTGCCCACGGCGATCACCGGGGCGAGCACCGACACGAGACCCAGCAGCGGGCCGTCCGGGGCGACGATGCCGATGACGCCGCTCGGCTCCGGCGTGGAGAAGTTGAAGAACGGCCCGGAGACCGGGTTGGCGGTGCCGGTGACCTGCGCGATCTTGTCCGCCCACCCGGCGTACCAGACCCAGCGGTCGACGGCGGCGTCCACCTCCGCGCGTGCGGCGGTCTTGGACAGGCCGGTGGAGCGCAGCTCCTCGGTGAACTGCTCGCGGCGTCCCTCCAGCATCTCCGCGACGCGGTAGAGGATCTGGCCGCGGTTGTACGGCGTGCGGGCCGCCCACCCGGACTGGGCCTTGCGCGCGGCGACGACCGCGTCGCGTACGTCCTTGCGCGAGGCGCGTGAGGCGTTGGCGAGGAAACCGCCCTTGGCATCGTTCACGGTGTACGACCTGCCGGACTCCGATCGCGGGAAGGCTCCCCCGACATACAGCTTGTACGTCTTGCGCACACTCAGCCGGTCACTCATCGCAGGTAGGCCTCCAGTCCGTGACGTCCGCCCTCACGCCCGAAGCCGGATTCCTTGTATCCCCCGAACGGCGAGGCCGGGTCGAACTTGTTGAAGGTGTTGGCCCACACCACCCCGGCGCGCAGCCGCTGCGCCATCCACAGGATCCGCGAGCCCTTCTCGGTCCACACACCGGCGGACAGGCCGTACGGGGTGTTGTTGGCCTTCTCCACGGCCTCCTGTGGCGTGCGGAAGGTCAGCACCGACAGCACCGGGCCGAAGATCTCCTCGCGGGCGATCCGGTGCGACTGGGCGACATCGGTGAAGATCGTCGGCACGAACCAGAAGCCGCGGTCGGGCAGCTCACACGGCGGTGACCAGCGGGTCGCGCCCTCCTCCTCACCGACCTCCGACAGCATCCGGATCTTCTCGAGCTGCTCGGCGGAGTTGATCGCGCCGACGTCGGTGTTCTTGTCCAGCGGGTCGCCTACTCGCAGGGTCGCCATCCGGGTCTTGAGGCGGTCCAGGAGCTCCTCGGCGATGGACTCCTGCACCAGGAGCCGCGACCCCGCGCAGCACACGTGGCCCTGGTTGAAGAAGATGCCGTTGACGATGCCCTCGACGGCCTGGTCGAGCGGGGCGTCGTCGAAGATCACGTTGGCGGCCTTGCCGCCGAGCTCGAGGGTGAGGCGCTTGTCCGTGCCCGCGACGGCGCGGGCGATCTGGCGCCCGACGTCGGTCGAGCCGGTGAAGGCGACCTTGTCGATGCCCTCGTGCTCGACCAGGGCCCGGCCGGTCTCCCCGGCGCCGGTGACGATGTTGACCACGCCGGGCGGCAGGTCGGCCTGCCGGCAGATCTCCGCGAAGGCCAGCGCGGTCAGCGGTGTCGTCTCGGCGGGCTTGAGCACGACGGTGTTACCGCAGGCGAGCGCCGGCGCGATCTTCCAGGCCAGCATCAGCAGCGGGAAGTTC
It encodes:
- a CDS encoding saccharopine dehydrogenase family protein → MERSYDVVLMGATGFTGGLTAAYLAEHMPAEGTWALAGRDLDRLGALRDRLGVDVPLLRADVTDPDSLRELASSARVVMTTVGPYLHYGEPLVAACAEAGTDYVDLTGEQEFVDLMYTKYHERAVETGARIVHACGFDSIPHDLGVYFTIQRLPAGLPMHVRGYLRVDATFSGGTYHSAINALSRGGETKDAHRRRRKAEPSLRDRRVRAVAGRPHRNSGLGVWALPLPTIDPEIVRRSAAALDAYGPDFSYSHFVAMKRLPAAAGLVAGAAGLMTATRIPPVRGWLLGRVKPGDGPSAEKRAKSWFSVHFIGEAGDQKIVTKVSGGDPGYDETAKMLAESAMSLAYDDLPKTAGQVTTAEAMGDALLERLQRAGLSFTVVGTRD
- the argS gene encoding arginine--tRNA ligase, with protein sequence MSDPQHVLAARVQAALGAAFGEPDADPVIRPSQFADFQANVALPLAKKLGRKPRDIATAIVEHLDVADMCETVEISGPGFINLTLRNEWIAGRAQLMHGDERLSVEPVAAPRTTIVEYSSPNVAKEMHVGHLRTTIVGDAIARVLEFLGHHVVRDNHLGDWGTQYGMLIEHLLDVGEDSEEGLLLETDPNAFYQTARARFDGDPAFTERSRRRLVSLQSGDPETMRHWERLVDLSKVYLHMIYGRLGVTLTDDDIRGESFYNDMLADTADQLSADGIAVISDGALCVFPPGYAGRDGDPLPVIIRKSDGGYNYSTSDLATIRYRVDKLTADRMIYVVGSQQALHFQMVFAVARMAGWLPEHVAAEHAQIGNVLGADGKIFRTRSGKSIKLTELLDEAVERAGAAFDDVPHDEAFDEVSRREVVEAVGIGAVKYADLSVARDSEYIFDFDRMISFRGNTGPYLQYAAARIRSIFRRGGLTPEDAIGPIAIGHDAERALALHVLGFGGALEAAGDAAEPHRLCAYLFDLASAYTTFYENCPVLKASDEETKASRLALCALTLHTLTKGLDLLGVTTPERM
- a CDS encoding glutamate-cysteine ligase family protein produces the protein MEIELNLVDDAGRPAMRNAAVLDSISDEQWSTELAQFNIEVNLPPFPLAAKSLGALEQTVRDALNDADARARRHDARLMLVGILPTVRQADLTESALSANPRYRLLNEQILAARGGEDMHLDIEGIERLRTHADSISPEAACTSVQYHLQVRPEDFGAYWNASQMIAGVQAALAANSPFLFGRELWRETRIPLFEQATDTRAKELREQGVRPRVWFGERWITSVLDLFEENSRYFSPLLPVCDEDDPLDQLARGEVPSLAELTLHNGTVYRWNRPVYDIAQGRPHLRVENRVLPAGPTVADTMANGAFYYGLIRALADEEEPPWSGMSFASAADNLRRGARDGMDAMLVWPGAGEIPVTELVLRRLLPQAAIGLDRWGVDGVVRDRLLGIIEQRCIAGRNGATWQARTVHAIGGDRPEALRLMVQRYIEHMHTNAPVHTWPID
- a CDS encoding DUF2630 family protein; the protein is MQDSEILGQINTLVDEEHALRERLQQGDLTANEEHQRLKSVEEQLDQCWDLLRQRRARRDYGENPDDAASRPAGEVEGYLQ
- a CDS encoding aldehyde dehydrogenase family protein translates to MSDRLSVRKTYKLYVGGAFPRSESGRSYTVNDAKGGFLANASRASRKDVRDAVVAARKAQSGWAARTPYNRGQILYRVAEMLEGRREQFTEELRSTGLSKTAARAEVDAAVDRWVWYAGWADKIAQVTGTANPVSGPFFNFSTPEPSGVIGIVAPDGPLLGLVSVLAPVIAVGNTAVLVAAEPSPLPAITLGEVLATSDLPGGVVNILTGHRAELAPWLASHMDVNGLDLTGVSGDLATECERAAAENLKRVLRPAQYAWTDDPGTIRMTTFLETKTVWHPVGV
- a CDS encoding aldehyde dehydrogenase family protein codes for the protein MFEYAPAPESREIVDIKPSYGLFIDGEFVDADRSFKTVDPASEEVLAEIAEADAADVDRAVTAARKAYDGVWSQMPGSERAKYIFRIARIIQERSRELAVLESIDNGKPIRESRDVDIPLVAAHFFYYAGWADKLEYAVRDPRPLGVAGQVIPWNFPLLMLAWKIAPALACGNTVVLKPAETTPLTALAFAEICRQADLPPGVVNIVTGAGETGRALVEHEGIDKVAFTGSTDVGRQIARAVAGTDKRLTLELGGKAANVIFDDAPLDQAVEGIVNGIFFNQGHVCCAGSRLLVQESIAEELLDRLKTRMATLRVGDPLDKNTDVGAINSAEQLEKIRMLSEVGEEEGATRWSPPCELPDRGFWFVPTIFTDVAQSHRIAREEIFGPVLSVLTFRTPQEAVEKANNTPYGLSAGVWTEKGSRILWMAQRLRAGVVWANTFNKFDPASPFGGYKESGFGREGGRHGLEAYLR